In Marinobacterium sp. LSUCC0821, the DNA window TCTTCGTACAGGTATTTATTAGAGTCGTACTGTAGTCCAAGCGAAAGTGCTGGATTAGGCAGCAATGAAACCAGTTGTTTCTTAGCTTCGTCTGCAGTAATACGAGCGTTGTAATCTTCTTGACGAAGTTCTGGACGCTGTTGCAAGGCTAGTTCTTCAAGTTCAGCAACGTTAAGTGGAGCAGGTTTTAGCAGTGGTTCATCAACTTCAGCAACTGTGAACTGAGCTCCTGGCGTCACGTTCATAAGCGCTGCAAGCTCACGCTTAGCCAGATCAAGTTCTGTACGACGGCTAGCTAGTAGATCAAATGCATCGATTAATAGACGCTGGTAGGTTAACGCTTGTTTCGGTGGTACTAGACCTTCTGCTTCAGCACGACGAGAACGCTCAAGCGCACTGTTAACCTCTTCAATCAGCTCATCCGCTTGTTTAACTAGACGCTGTGCACCAAGCGCACGCCAGTAGGCAGAACGAACATCCGCTAGAATGTTTTGAACAACACGACGTCGACGCTCTTCAGCAATTAGAACTTGGTTAGCCTTTTGTTTTGCGCTGTAGTAACCAATACCTAAATCCAAAGCGTTCCAAGTAAACTCTGCTGAACGAGTACGGTTATGTTCTGGTTGGCTACCAGAGTAAGAATCTGTAGATGTAGGCTCAATAATAGAACCATCAGTGTTACTAACTCGATAAGACTTCGAAGCGCTGACATTATTTCTATGAGTATAGCCTGCTGACACCAGTAGATTTGGCAACATGTCATACGAAGCTAATTCAGCTAAACCACGCCCCTGTGCACTTTCCATAAGTTTCAAGCGCAAATCCATGTTGTATTTCAATGAACGCGCTAGTGCTTCTTCGAAGGTGATTGGTGCAAATATAGGATCCTGAGCAGAAAATAATGTAAATTGGTCTGCTTGTACTCGCTTACGAACATCTGAAGTCGTAAGAGCCTCTGGAGAGATAGAACAGCCCGCAATTAGTGCCGCCAACGAAACGACACCTAATTTTTGAAAGTTTGCTCTTTTCTTTGAAATCATCATTCTGATTTTTCCTATTCGAAATCGATTAACTATTAGAATCTTTGAGGTTAGAGTTAACTGGTTCAACCGAATTCAGCACATGAGCTGAACTACGAGATATACCCGCCCCGTTATTAGTTTTAGCTGCAGCTAAAAGCTGTGCTGTAAATTCTTGATGCTCACTATCCACCTCTGTGACGTTTGCAACGAAAAACTCTTCAGTCTCATCATCAAGTGAATCAAAAAAGCTTGCTTCAGTAAGCTCCTCACCAAAGAAGCCTTGCTGTAGCTCTTCACCGTCATCAAATACAGGGGCAGAAAGCTCTGATATTGGAGCCAAAGAGTCCATTGCAAGACTTGATCGAACAACTGATGAGCCCATGTAAGCATTGCCGTCATCAGAGGCTAGACGACGGAACAGACTTACTGTATCAGAACGCGCCTCCGCCACAGCTGGCAGTACATAGAGTGCTATTTTGCCAGAGAGCTTATCGATCTGCGATTGAGCTTCTGTCGCAATTGCATCAGCAAGTCCATAGGCATCCAGGCTCTCTTTCACTTCTTTAAAAGCATCGCTGTAGTCGATTACTGTTTTCTGAACGACTACCTCTTTAAAATCTTCACCGCCCTCTTTAGGAAGTGGCTTGCCACCAGAATCAACGCCAGTTAAGTCGTTATCAAGTTCGTAAAGATTCAAAGAGTCAGCAAGATTTGGAACGTTAGCGTAGTCGTAACGCACACCCGTACCATCATCAACGATTAGGTTGTAACCCGTGTCTTGGATATTTGGATCGTCTGTGTAATAAGCTTTAAGGCCAAAGTTTTCTAAACCTTCATAGTTATTATCATCTTCATTAGCAATGGTTACACCTACATAAAACTTAGTACCATCTCCAGGAGCAATGAAGGAGACTGAAGCATCTTGAGAACCTTCAATGTTCACTAAAGTAGCGGTTTTATTGAAGACTTCGAACGTCAGGTCTTGGTAGTTACCACCAACAGCATCAATTTCAAAAACTGCGTAGGTTGAGTTTTCATTGATAGGACCAATACCCGATACCTGAACGGTACGGTCTTCGGGATCAAGAATAGTACCTACACCTGTTCCATCGCCTATGACAGCATTGGAACTTACGTTGCTTAGGTTAACGTTAAAGGTCTCTGTTCCTTCCCAAACACCTGCAACCTCACCCGTTTCATCATCAATGATGCTAACGGTAACGAACTTTTCAGTTTCATTGGCTGCAAATGTTAATTGAGTCGTAGAGATTGTAGTGTAGTCAGCAGGGTCAACAGCAGAGACATCAGCGGTGCTGTATGAAACTGTTGAAGTCTCTTCAGTATTACCTGTTTTAGTAATGGTGAATGTAGCTGTACCATCTGTTTCATTAACAGTAACGTCATTGATGCTGAAGCTTGGACGATCGTCATCACTGGCTGACGTAGTACCGTTAGAAGTACCATTGTCCCAAATCTCACCAATACCCTGGCTATCTGAAATAGTCGCCTGTGTAGCAGATGATAGATCAATGTAGAACTGCTCGTTACCTTCATAGATATTGTCGTTTGCGATATTTAACGTAACAGTTTGAGTTGCAACATTTGCCGCAAACTGCAGTGTTCCATTTAAGGTTCCAGACGCATCTGTACCAGATGCCGCTGTGCTACCGACTATCGCTGAATTACTGCTAATGGCGTAATTGACTGTTGATGTAACGGCGGTAGCACCTGTCTTAGTAACCGTAAAGGTGATAGTGCCCGCGCCTTCATTAACATCAACATCATTGACGCTAAAGCTTGGACGGTCATCGGCAGCAGATCCATCATTATCATCACCATCATTAGTACCGTCATCGTAGATAGAGCCAGTGCCGGTATCAGTAGCGGTGATTGCGGAGTCCGTAACGTCAGCTGAAAGGGTAAATGTTTCAACACCTTCAAATGTAGAGTCATCTACTGCGGTAACACTCACTTGAAGTTGAGTATTTCCAGCTGGAAGGATGTATTTACCATCTGTAGCTGTCAATGTGGTCAAGGTGCCACCGTTATTGTACTTAACAGTCATGCTGCCATAGTCAGCACTGCCCTCAGTTGTCACATCCGTTAAAGTGAATTCTACTTCAACATCAGCTTGAGTCGCATTAGACAAGGTTGCATCAAATGTGAGCGTACCACCTTCATCTTCAGTCGCATTACCAATGGTCAACGTTGGGCGATCATCATCACTACCAGCACCCGATCCACCATTGGATGCGTTACCAGTACCATCATCTTTAATAGTACCCACACCCGTAGCATCACTGATAACAGCACCTGAGGCGTTCGCAAGTACTACGTTAAATGTTTCACTACCTTCGTAAACAGCAGGCGAATCATTAGTGATTGTCACTGTAACCGTTTTCTCGGTTTCACCCGCAGCAAAATTCAGCTGAGTACTTGCTATTGCAGTGTAATCAGAGTTACTGGCTGATTCAGCTGTACCATCCGAAGTACTGTATTCAACAGATGAGGCTAGCTCGGTATTACCTGATTTAGTTACGGTAAAGGTTGCTGTACCTGAAGCTTCGTTAACCGTTACATCGTTAATACTAAAGCTTGGCTTGTCATTATCTGCAGTACCGTCATTATCGTCGCCGTCGTCAGTACCATCATCATAAATGGTGCCGGTACCGTAATCGGTATCGATAACAAATTCATTAGGGAAGTCTGCCACGAGCCTGAACGTTTCAGTTCCTTCGTAAGTAGAGTTTTCAACAGCATCAACAGTTACTCGCATCTCGTCGCCTCCTGCTGGTAATGTATATTTACCGGCAGTTGGTGTAAGAACAATCCATTCAG includes these proteins:
- a CDS encoding TolC family protein, encoding MMISKKRANFQKLGVVSLAALIAGCSISPEALTTSDVRKRVQADQFTLFSAQDPIFAPITFEEALARSLKYNMDLRLKLMESAQGRGLAELASYDMLPNLLVSAGYTHRNNVSASKSYRVSNTDGSIIEPTSTDSYSGSQPEHNRTRSAEFTWNALDLGIGYYSAKQKANQVLIAEERRRRVVQNILADVRSAYWRALGAQRLVKQADELIEEVNSALERSRRAEAEGLVPPKQALTYQRLLIDAFDLLASRRTELDLAKRELAALMNVTPGAQFTVAEVDEPLLKPAPLNVAELEELALQQRPELRQEDYNARITADEAKKQLVSLLPNPALSLGLQYDSNKYLYEDDWIQTGASINWNLFKLLSYRTLDDTLEDQKTVDDTRRMALSIAVLTQVRVAIERYKLTLKELDTAEESFLVDQRMAAFAEAAQGSELNAELEVIRAKTRALNSEFKRYGAYAAAQAAFGRIYNSVGFEVIPTGLNQDGALAEVGGAITNYVAEVEDNFFAHADVIPVELPSINLMMNGVSDASKAGLLTAIDALLERNQLETSNDALYMLNMSLNIEPIQRRVRPASWELKLVDAFGTVVDSATYSSTLVANPSDLVIQTFAESAVLANVGQIRGWLANASTK